One segment of Leuconostoc lactis DNA contains the following:
- a CDS encoding dipeptide epimerase, with translation MIIVSDIKLKKYTVKLKRPFVTNLHRQDNAEGIVIAVSAKTETGIIFTGYGEAVPSLKVTGDTLTSIVAVINDIVKPAIVNQIFQTPAEVDEFVHGLIVFNSAARLAVSEAVYDIFARIADLPIAEYLGGTSQPVVTDYTLSISQKNQMLQDADDIVSRGFSALKIKVGGDTIVNEIDKIAQLNHRYKKIHFRIDANQAWTVAQTMQFIEMALTKELPIDFIEQPLKVGLEHQLKALVVKSKIPIMLDESVFNHHQAFQYMHETAVRLINVKLEKAGSITEAQKIFQTVNDFNGQAMIGCMIESKIGIAFAVALANTNKTVKYVDLDAPFMFNHDLIPDGLRLNQTKLIPSNQSGLGITQRSFDDI, from the coding sequence ATGATTATTGTTAGCGACATTAAATTAAAAAAATACACTGTTAAGCTAAAACGGCCATTTGTCACTAATTTGCATCGGCAGGATAATGCTGAAGGTATCGTGATTGCTGTGTCAGCTAAAACGGAGACCGGCATTATTTTTACAGGTTATGGTGAAGCGGTGCCATCACTGAAAGTAACTGGTGATACTTTGACGAGTATTGTGGCGGTCATCAATGACATTGTAAAACCAGCCATTGTTAATCAAATTTTTCAAACACCGGCAGAAGTTGATGAATTTGTTCATGGTCTAATTGTGTTTAATTCTGCAGCACGTCTGGCAGTCAGTGAAGCTGTCTATGACATTTTTGCTCGTATTGCAGACTTACCGATTGCTGAGTATTTAGGTGGTACGAGTCAACCGGTAGTGACCGATTATACACTAAGTATTAGTCAAAAAAATCAGATGTTACAAGACGCTGATGATATTGTCAGCCGAGGTTTCTCAGCTTTAAAAATTAAGGTTGGCGGCGATACCATTGTGAATGAAATTGATAAAATTGCACAATTAAATCATCGATATAAAAAAATACATTTTCGAATTGATGCGAATCAGGCTTGGACAGTTGCACAAACAATGCAATTTATTGAAATGGCACTTACCAAAGAATTGCCAATTGATTTTATTGAACAGCCATTGAAAGTCGGCCTTGAACACCAGCTTAAAGCGCTAGTTGTCAAGTCTAAGATACCTATCATGCTGGATGAAAGTGTCTTTAATCATCACCAAGCGTTTCAATATATGCATGAAACCGCTGTCCGCTTAATTAATGTTAAATTGGAAAAAGCAGGCAGTATTACTGAGGCTCAAAAGATATTTCAAACTGTTAATGATTTTAACGGACAAGCTATGATTGGTTGTATGATTGAATCAAAAATTGGTATTGCATTTGCGGTCGCTTTAGCTAACACAAATAAAACTGTCAAATACGTTGACTTAGATGCACCTTTTATGTTTAACCATGACCTTATTCCTGATGGCTTGCGCCTTAATCAAACGAAATTGATACCTTCAAATCAGTCAGGATTGGGTATTACGCAGAGGAGTTTTGATGACATTTAA
- a CDS encoding serine hydrolase, translated as MTFKIQKIAQLLSNFEGQTAIVLSLDGSVLLSLRPNLSFPSASLIKLLISDYIMTEKPEALANKVSLINPDFGLAEDDVWWTKRNLTHFGAGILDVLSGNNQTVTVAQLQTLMLTISDNWAANALIRYFGMAEINHFASSRYTNTHLRRQFMAQTKLDNETTASDSLSMLKNVLEHSATNYLLTRQQSQYKLPGTFIENTSMPFQELTIFNKTGEGATVDHDAMSIVFDNHQLDVALLTKTSASHRFQRLALFNNISHVLWDEMILF; from the coding sequence ATGACATTTAAGATACAAAAAATTGCGCAATTGCTGTCAAATTTTGAAGGTCAGACTGCAATTGTTTTGTCACTTGATGGCAGTGTTTTGTTGTCGTTACGGCCAAATTTATCTTTTCCATCTGCTAGTTTAATAAAGTTACTGATTTCAGATTATATTATGACTGAAAAGCCAGAAGCTTTAGCTAACAAAGTATCGCTAATCAATCCAGATTTTGGGTTGGCTGAGGATGATGTTTGGTGGACGAAACGAAATCTAACGCATTTTGGAGCAGGAATTTTAGACGTTTTGTCGGGCAATAATCAGACTGTCACGGTGGCGCAATTGCAAACGCTAATGTTGACGATTTCTGATAATTGGGCCGCAAATGCGTTGATACGTTACTTTGGTATGGCAGAAATCAATCACTTTGCAAGCTCACGTTATACAAACACTCACTTGCGTCGCCAATTCATGGCACAAACCAAGCTAGATAATGAAACAACAGCCTCTGACAGTTTATCAATGTTAAAAAATGTTCTGGAACATTCGGCTACCAACTATTTATTGACGCGTCAGCAATCGCAATATAAGTTGCCCGGGACGTTTATTGAAAACACCTCAATGCCATTTCAAGAATTAACCATTTTCAATAAGACTGGTGAAGGTGCAACAGTTGATCATGATGCTATGAGTATCGTATTTGATAATCACCAATTAGATGTTGCACTGTTAACAAAAACAAGCGCCAGTCACAGATTTCAGCGACTGGCGTTGTTTAACAATATAAGTCATGTTTTGTGGGACGAAATGATTTTGTTTTAG
- a CDS encoding IS3 family transposase translates to MAESIFHIVKVGTVHNNHYPSYDELKSAVTDYVDYYNKKRIKTKLAGKTPVQYRYLFDQLAA, encoded by the coding sequence ATGGCCGAGAGTATCTTCCATATCGTAAAAGTTGGAACGGTACACAACAATCACTATCCGAGTTATGACGAACTAAAATCCGCCGTAACTGACTATGTTGATTACTACAACAAAAAGCGGATTAAAACAAAACTGGCCGGAAAGACACCGGTGCAATACCGATATCTTTTCGACCAGTTAGCCGCTTAA
- a CDS encoding MucBP domain-containing protein — translation MTNESPVWVYYEDIATQATLMPPTRLDGGVGEPYSVTVPEITNYTYVDASGDLNSIFGNLPQSLHLYFRPSNWRDAHRITMYIAVQADMLAYEAPDDQAAVSANIPVGSFWATPLRVITANGQFWYQIGDHAWLRYEAHLMVLSDTAPNAENIHYIQAHAVANDQPNAIVNFLPNQATEVFAEPYGLPIGSVADGDFVAIINEQHHDNGITWYELAHHGWINSLYINKL, via the coding sequence ATGACAAATGAATCACCCGTTTGGGTTTATTACGAGGACATTGCCACCCAAGCAACACTCATGCCCCCAACGCGTCTAGATGGTGGCGTTGGTGAGCCTTATAGCGTGACGGTCCCTGAAATTACCAATTACACCTACGTTGATGCCTCTGGTGATCTCAACAGTATTTTTGGTAATTTACCACAATCATTGCATCTCTATTTCCGCCCAAGCAATTGGCGGGATGCCCATCGTATCACCATGTATATTGCCGTTCAAGCTGATATGTTGGCCTATGAAGCACCTGACGATCAGGCAGCTGTGAGCGCCAATATTCCGGTCGGCAGTTTTTGGGCGACGCCACTCCGTGTCATCACGGCCAATGGCCAATTCTGGTACCAAATTGGCGATCATGCCTGGCTACGGTACGAAGCGCATCTCATGGTACTTTCGGACACGGCGCCAAATGCCGAAAATATTCATTACATTCAGGCCCATGCCGTAGCTAACGACCAACCCAATGCCATTGTCAATTTCTTGCCAAATCAAGCTACTGAAGTCTTTGCCGAACCTTACGGTTTGCCAATTGGCAGTGTCGCCGATGGTGATTTTGTCGCCATCATTAACGAACAACACCACGACAACGGCATTACCTGGTACGAACTGGCCCATCACGGCTGGATTAACAGTCTATATATTAATAAGCTATAA
- the nadE gene encoding ammonia-dependent NAD(+) synthetase produces the protein MRPLQAKIIADLHVQPTIDPALEVRRSVDFLKNYLLQNPQYTSYVIAVSGGQDSTLAGKLARLATQELTAETDQTYQLIAIRQPYGQQLDEPDALAALAFIDADRVITTNIKAATDAMTVALRDSGLVVDDLSRGSIKPKMRMIAQYAVAREYQGVVIGTDHAAEAFAGFFTKYGDGGTDINPLWRLNKRQGRAMLQALAAPAALYEKVPTADLEDDRPQLPDEVALGVSYDVIDDYLEGQTVPAALAEKIEALYLASAHKRHEPVTIYDTWFY, from the coding sequence ATGCGTCCCTTACAAGCCAAAATCATTGCCGATTTACACGTTCAACCAACCATTGATCCCGCACTTGAAGTGCGCCGTTCTGTAGATTTTTTAAAAAATTATTTGTTACAAAATCCACAATATACGAGCTATGTGATTGCCGTCTCTGGTGGCCAAGATTCAACCCTCGCTGGTAAACTCGCGCGTCTGGCAACACAAGAACTGACTGCGGAAACCGATCAAACCTATCAACTCATTGCCATTAGACAACCTTATGGTCAGCAATTAGATGAGCCAGATGCTTTAGCAGCTCTAGCCTTTATCGATGCTGATCGCGTGATCACAACCAATATTAAAGCAGCAACTGATGCCATGACTGTGGCACTTCGTGACAGTGGTTTGGTAGTTGATGACCTGAGTCGTGGGTCAATCAAACCTAAAATGCGGATGATTGCCCAATATGCAGTTGCCCGCGAATATCAGGGCGTGGTAATTGGGACGGATCATGCTGCCGAAGCTTTTGCTGGTTTCTTTACTAAGTACGGTGATGGCGGCACTGACATCAATCCCCTTTGGCGTTTAAATAAGCGACAAGGTCGCGCGATGTTACAAGCATTAGCGGCGCCAGCGGCACTTTATGAAAAAGTACCAACGGCTGATTTGGAAGATGATCGCCCACAATTACCAGATGAAGTCGCACTCGGCGTCTCTTATGACGTTATCGATGACTATCTTGAAGGCCAAACCGTCCCCGCTGCACTCGCTGAAAAAATTGAAGCCTTATATTTGGCCAGTGCCCATAAACGTCACGAACCCGTCACGATTTATGACACGTGGTTCTACTAA
- the pncB gene encoding nicotinate phosphoribosyltransferase — MIYPDDSLTLHTDLYQINMIYTYWQAGIAQQPVVFEAYFRNRPFNNGYVLFAGLAHAVNYLENLTFTTSDIDYLRHLSLYPEDFLTYLANWRLTATIRAPHEGEVMFAQEPLLQVEGPLVDAQLLETALLNMINFQTLIATKAARVRTAAGQDPLMEFGTRRAQELDAALWGTRAAFIGGFNATSNVRAGKLFDLPVAGTHAHALVQAYQDDYTAFKAYANTHHDVVFLVDTFDTLNSGVPNAIKVAKEFGDRINFQGVRLDSGDMVALSQAIRQQLDAAGFPSAKIYASNDLDEYTITDLKARGAQIDVWGVGTKLITAYDQPALGAVYKMVNIAGQNTIKLSDDRDKISTPGKKQIWRTRTGDVLSFADETQDGTPLLQDIFVAGQRVYTLPSLADSQAYANQRLAAIDPQFKRLDQPATYPVTLSPALAAAKNAAINAVQHNLQEK, encoded by the coding sequence ATGATTTATCCAGACGATTCACTGACTTTACATACCGATCTGTATCAGATCAACATGATTTATACCTATTGGCAAGCGGGCATTGCGCAACAACCCGTCGTTTTTGAAGCCTATTTTAGAAACCGGCCATTTAACAACGGCTATGTGCTCTTTGCTGGTCTGGCACATGCCGTTAATTATCTTGAAAATCTGACCTTTACCACTAGCGATATTGATTATTTGCGTCATTTGTCACTTTATCCAGAAGACTTCCTAACTTATCTGGCTAATTGGCGCTTAACGGCCACAATTCGGGCACCACATGAAGGTGAAGTCATGTTTGCCCAAGAACCGTTATTGCAAGTTGAAGGGCCCTTGGTCGATGCGCAATTACTCGAAACTGCCCTCCTCAACATGATTAACTTCCAAACGTTGATTGCCACTAAAGCAGCCCGTGTCCGAACAGCAGCTGGGCAAGATCCTCTGATGGAATTTGGCACACGACGCGCCCAAGAACTTGATGCGGCCCTTTGGGGTACCCGCGCAGCATTTATCGGTGGCTTTAATGCCACTTCCAATGTGCGCGCAGGAAAATTATTTGACCTACCAGTCGCTGGTACCCATGCCCATGCGTTAGTACAAGCCTATCAAGATGACTATACGGCCTTTAAAGCGTACGCTAACACCCATCACGATGTCGTCTTCCTCGTTGACACCTTTGACACCCTCAACTCTGGTGTGCCAAATGCCATTAAGGTGGCTAAAGAATTTGGCGACCGGATTAACTTCCAGGGCGTACGCCTTGATTCTGGCGACATGGTAGCCCTATCTCAAGCTATTCGCCAGCAGCTAGATGCGGCTGGTTTCCCATCAGCCAAAATATATGCATCTAATGATTTAGATGAGTACACGATTACTGATTTAAAAGCCCGTGGGGCACAAATTGATGTTTGGGGTGTGGGGACGAAACTGATCACCGCTTATGACCAACCCGCATTAGGTGCAGTTTACAAAATGGTCAATATTGCTGGTCAAAATACGATTAAGCTCTCTGATGATCGCGATAAAATTTCTACGCCTGGTAAAAAGCAAATTTGGCGGACGCGTACTGGTGATGTCTTAAGTTTTGCTGACGAAACACAGGACGGCACCCCACTGCTCCAAGATATTTTTGTTGCTGGCCAGCGTGTTTATACGCTACCAAGTTTGGCTGATAGTCAAGCCTACGCCAATCAACGTTTGGCAGCAATTGACCCACAGTTCAAGCGTTTAGACCAACCAGCAACCTATCCGGTTACCTTATCCCCAGCACTTGCTGCAGCCAAAAACGCAGCGATTAATGCAGTCCAGCACAATCTCCAGGAGAAGTAA
- the tsaE gene encoding tRNA (adenosine(37)-N6)-threonylcarbamoyltransferase complex ATPase subunit type 1 TsaE codes for MTEILTNNSNETQQFAARLAKLAYPGLVITLQGDLGAGKTTFTQGFARELGVRARVKSPTFNIMNTYVARDFPIYHFDAYRLEETGAQDQGFEDYVGTDGVTLIEWPQFMADLLPNDRLVLNFLRGDDDDVRTIQVHGLGTAEKIEAQL; via the coding sequence ATGACAGAAATTTTGACAAACAATTCAAACGAAACCCAACAGTTTGCAGCACGTTTAGCCAAACTCGCTTATCCTGGTTTAGTGATTACCTTGCAAGGTGATTTAGGGGCCGGTAAGACCACCTTTACGCAAGGATTTGCGCGTGAACTTGGCGTACGCGCACGCGTGAAAAGCCCCACTTTTAATATTATGAATACCTATGTGGCCCGCGATTTTCCAATTTATCATTTTGATGCTTATCGCTTAGAAGAGACAGGGGCGCAAGATCAAGGTTTTGAAGATTATGTCGGCACGGATGGGGTGACCCTGATTGAGTGGCCGCAATTTATGGCTGATTTACTTCCAAATGATCGGCTTGTCCTTAACTTTTTGCGTGGTGATGACGATGATGTGCGGACGATTCAAGTTCACGGTTTAGGTACAGCTGAAAAGATTGAGGCACAACTATGA